The Odocoileus virginianus isolate 20LAN1187 ecotype Illinois chromosome 2, Ovbor_1.2, whole genome shotgun sequence genomic interval AGGTTGGGGTGCATCCTGTTGGGGAGGAAAGAAACAGGCTTGTTGGGGAACACCTGCCCTGGCTACAGTCCCAGCTAAGAACATCTAAGAAAAAGGGCATAAACTCCACTCCattccaccccccaaccccccgccccACTTCCTggctcccttcctttccttcttcaccACCACTTTCTGACTTGGGAGGAACTGGTCCTGATGCTCCTTCACATCTATGAAACCAGGATCACAGCATCCCATTTTGTTTGAAATAGCTACCTAAAAACACCCCGGGCCTGCTGCTTCCCTTCACCCCCTATTACTCACAGAAGCAGCCGGTCCAGGTATGCAATGGCGAAGGGAGACAGAGACTTGATGCCCAGCACAGGTAGCATAATCCCCAGCCACACTGTGGAGACAAAGGTCAGGAAGGTAGCCTCAAGCCTGGACCCACTGGGGACATTAAAGAGGAACTTCCAGCTCCAaaacctctttctttcttttacctcTCAGTCCCTCAGTGAGGTTGGTAAAACCTGCTTGACCCAGGGCCCACATGATGGTCAGACACTTGGCTGGTCGGCTCTGGTGGGACCTCAGCAGTTCCAGGAACTGGAGAGACCAGTGAGGGAGGCAGGTTGGGAAAGGGCAAAGCACCAGGAGCACCCCCAAAGCCAAGGAGTAAGACAGAATTCAACTGGGAGAGGACAAGGGAGCAGTGTGGTAGTGTGGTGAAGTgactcagagcacaggctctggcaCCAGGCTCTGGTCTTCACTCACACTTATCACGTACTAGTTGACCAACTCTACAAAGTAACGGTGACCCCCTCTGTGGCTCAATCTTCTCATCTACGAAATGGGAATAGCAGCACCTAcctcatatatatacatagtgcTAACGGCGTTAGCTACTACTACTTGTCTTACAAGACCTCCCGCATCCCTTAATTGGGTTCAACAGAGTCGATTCTGCTCAGTCTCCCCAGTCCTGGCCTCCCGATGGCCCCATCACAACCCTGAGCTCACCTTGCTTAGGTTCGTGGTGACAATCTTGGGCTTGTCTTGCAGAATGGCCTGGATACAGATGCGGTAACCATGCAGTGACTCCCCTGGAGATACACATTCTCAGACCCACATGTACTAATCAGCACCCCAAACCTGTAATCTCCCTTTCAACAGCTGAGAGCCCAGAACCCAGGCCCAGGGAATCCTAGCATCCGCCTTCTTTTCCAAGAGTGCTGGAATTAGCATGTTCCTCTGCTAAAACAGAACCTCTTCAGTTACTCTAGAAGCAGGAAAGGGGGATAGGTTCCCAAGATGGGACTGGCCTAATTCTCACGGGACCCTCTCACCTGGAGTCTTATCCAGTTCTTGTAGCATGGTGAATAGACAGTGGTCAAAAAAGAGCTCCAGGGATCCTGCAGCCTTTGCCAGTAGCCCTCGGATGATGCCACGCAGCTCCCGGCTCACCAGGCTGTAGGGATAATCTGGGGTCGATAGGCCTCACATAAGAGCTAGCACCAGAAGCCTCTGCTAGCTCTGAGGCCTCTGCTTTGCTTCCTGAGAACTGTAAGTGAAGGCAGAGGTCACTGCACTGTGGCTGGCATCCCCCCTATTTCAATGAGGCCCAGAAACTTTGAAGCCATGCTAATCTGAGGACAGCTCAAATCACCCAAGTAAGTCAGGGCAGTGGGGGGCATGGGGCTCAGTTACTAAGTAATGCACTTACATACagccctttcagaattttcttcaaCTCGTCTGGAGAACTAACCGTGAGGATGCTGGCTAAGTGTGGGTTCACTTGGAGGTACTTGGAGCTTGTAGTTGAGATAGCTGGCCAGGTCCTTCAACCACACGGATGGGTTCCCAGAGAACACGCTCTGGCTCTTGTCCAGTTCCTTCTGCAGAGCTGCCAGGTCCAGCTGCCAGGAACATAGGTCCCTCATGGTGAGTTGTGGGTGTAGAGTAATGGGGAAGAAGTGGGGAAATAGTTGAACTAGGTGGTGGCAGGAAAAACAAAGGGTTTCTGCTTTTCGATGCAAGTATGTGGAATGCCATACTTTTGCTGCATCCAGATCTTCAGGAACTAGAGAACAAGACAGTTGTAACTGCTGATCTCAAGAACTAATACTCTTGGGCCCCTCACTTGTTCAAGGGGTAAAAGAGAAGACAAGATGGAAAGTGAAAGATCACTCCTTCCTTGGCGGGAGGAACCACAAGCAATTTTTCTAAACCCTCTGTGTATCTCTGGATTTTCAAGGTTTTCCTCTCACTAATCTATGGTTCTCTATAAACTCATTCCCTCTCTATCCTAAGTGCAGACACTGCATCCCTTTGGGTTTCCATCCTTTCCTGAAGGCCTCCTCTCAGTCAGCAGTGTCCCTCATCCCACAGGTCCCTCAGCAGCCCGTCCCTGTCCCACTTCTTTCATCCTCTCTACTCCTCGGGTCCTCATTCTTCCCCTGCCTAAAGTCTCGGCACACTCACAGCTTTCAGTGCCTCCTCCAGGCTGCGAAAGCGGCCCTGCTTCTGGTTCTGGTTGGTGAGGGTCGCCACCTTCTTAGCCTGCTTCTTGTTCCCCGGTTTCTTAGGTTCCACAGCAGGAGGTGGAACCTGCTCCTTATTCTGCCGCTTCATGATTTTCTCAAAGCCCCGCTCATACAGGGTGCTTGTCGTCTGGATTGGAGCTGGGGTAATGACAGGCAGAGAAAGGGGGGCAGCCCTGAATCAGGAGGGCCTCACAGAAATAGTGGTCCCTCCCCACACACTGGCACTTAATTAATCAGGGAGGAGCCTGCCTCAAAGCCCTTTCTTGCATCCTACTTAAGGAGCCCTCCTGGTGGCTTCTTTCAGCTACCACAACTCTTGAGTTCATGGGCTTTTTCAGAGACGAGCCATTTCTTTATTAGGAAATCAAGAGTATGGGAAAATTGGGTGAGTGGGTGGTGTCCAACAAAGAGGGCTGGCTTCTTTGTTGAGTGGCTACCAGTCTGGGAGATCAAGGTTTTCCCATCTTGGTTCTACCCCAGTTCCTCTTGGTTCTGATGTGACAACTCTATAATCAACAAGTGGCAAGCTTTCTCTGCTCCTCCAGGAGGCTTTGAGGAAACAGGCACCGCTTGGAATAACACTTGATGGGTGTGGAGATGTGTGTGGTGGATCATTTTCTCCCACTGCCGGGCCTCATGAGCTTCCCGGCCCCCATGCCCACCCCATACATGCTGGTTACTTAAGGCGGGGGCCCAGTGTATGATGAACCAGACTGCCCCTCCGCAGCTCTCGGACACCTGCCCGGCGAGGCCAGGCTATAGGGCCCGGGAACAGCTGGCAGGTAGTGTGTGCAGTCTGCTGAGCGTCCGAAGACCGGAATCCCGGTCCCCTCTAACAAGTGATCTTGGGGAAGGCGTCTAACTTCGCTGGGCCTCACTTTACTCATGTGAATGGCCAGGACGGCAACCTCCCTCGCGCTGTCTACCTCTTGTGAGGGTCAAGAGAAACGCCAGGGGAGCGCCGGCTGAACTGGAAGGTACCGATCGGCAGGAGAGCTCGCGACTCCAGGAGCCCAGGGGTGTTTGGACCCTCTGGGCCCCGGTAGCTGCTCGCTATCACAccgggtggggaggtggggggcagacCCGGGGCCGGGCGAGGGCTACAGGGGGCGGCGGGCCGGGTGGGTACTCACGGGTCAGGTCGTACTTCCACACTCCATTCGCCTCCCCGAGCGCCCGGCGGTCCCCTCCGCCGCCTTTACCACTGCCGCCGGCCCCAGGCCGCCGCCCCTTCTTCACCACCTCCCAGTGCCCACCACCCGCCGTCTTGGCCGCCATGACTCCGACCCTCCCGCCACGGCCGCCTCCCCGAGCTTTCCGGTCCGGTGCGGACGCGCCGCGCTCTGCCACGTCTCCTCGCAGGGCCTCGCGGCGCGTGACGCCACCCGCAAGGCAGCTTGGGACTTGTAGTCTTTGATGTTTGCCGGGTTCTTCCACGCTGGGGTTCGGCGCGGCGTCAGGAGCCTTTCTcagccaacaaaacaaaacaaaaccagccaAGCAAAAGATGTTGAGGTGAGAGGCTACTGCTTTCGGACAACTTTTAttgagccaaccagtccatcctaaagatcagtcctgggtgttcattggaaggactgatgctgaagctggaacttccaatagtttggccacctgatgcaaagagctgactcattggaaaagaccctgatgctgggaaagattgagggcatgaggagacggggacgacaagaggatgagatggttggatggcatcaccgactcaatggacatgagtttgggtgaactccgggagttggtgatggacaggggggcctggcgtgctgcggttcatggggtcgcaaagagtcggactcgactgagcgactgaattgaactgaacgtGGAAGTATTGGGTGACTTGGTAAAAATTTAActgtttctggttttctttccGTTCTAGCTGTGCAAGAAGGACGGAATGAAAATAACAATTCTCAGCTCCTGGGAGAGTTTGTAGATAAAATGCTCCCTTCCTTCCAGGAAAGTGCTAGTTTTTCTGTTGCTAATGATTAAACTTTGAGTTTAAcgagctataaaaaaaaaaaaaaaaaaaaaaagctattgtgAAGGAACTAGGAAGGGTGATGGAGCTTGAGGATTCCCGCCTTGAGGCAgtgtttggggtggggtggggcaggaa includes:
- the TMEM214 gene encoding transmembrane protein 214 isoform X2; the encoded protein is MAAKTAGGGHWEVVKKGRRPGAGGSGKGGGGDRRALGEANGVWKYDLTPPIQTTSTLYERGFEKIMKRQNKEQVPPPAVEPKKPGNKKQAKKVATLTNQNQKQGRFRSLEEALKALDLAALQKELDKSQSVFSGNPSVWLKDLASYLNYKLQVPPSEPTLSQHPHDYPYSLVSRELRGIIRGLLAKAAGSLELFFDHCLFTMLQELDKTPGESLHGYRICIQAILQDKPKIVTTNLSKFLELLRSHQSRPAKCLTIMWALGQAGFTNLTEGLRVWLGIMLPVLGIKSLSPFAIAYLDRLLLMHPNLTKGFGMIGPKDLFPLLDFAYMPNNSLTSSLQEQLCQLYPRLKVLAFGAKPESTLHTYFPSFLSRATPSCPPEMKRELLRSLTECLMVDPLSTSVWRQLYPKHLSQSSLLLEHLLRSWERIPKKTQKSLQETIQSFKLTNQDLLRKGSGSSQDVVTCDSACKSLLQQARGFRLPWARLLLLVLVFAVGFLCHDFRSHSSFQASLSGRLLQSSGVLPAGQQACTKIYSYSLQGYSWLEETLPAWGSHLLTVVRPGLQLAWAHTNATIGFLSAHCASHLAWFGDSLISLLQRHPAAHVAHAA